One genomic window of Methanosphaera cuniculi includes the following:
- a CDS encoding DNA glycosylase codes for MINGEITIENDEYVGDFNLDLTINTGQTSQMPWINHNKTYYENITVDDEPVVIALRQDKLNDPLYVKYFSNKSINEDLLHDKLFYIFDLNYPMDEFRKFLKEDDMLSDTFKFNRGLRLFKAHNVFESIISSILSANNSIKRWTKTIHEIRKNHGPTYLVNDVKYPAFPDEKTFIKIPEENLKTYGSGYRSSQMLETTSMILKKPDFHNEIFNMNYTDAFNELNKLSGVGPKVADCILLYGYGKYESFPTDVWINRIMSYLYFNSQKISNKKITSYAQDKYGIYSGYVQLYLFNYARKSGLLSQLKK; via the coding sequence ATGATAAATGGTGAAATAACTATAGAAAATGATGAATATGTTGGAGATTTTAATCTTGATTTAACAATAAATACAGGACAAACAAGTCAAATGCCATGGATAAATCATAATAAAACGTACTATGAAAATATCACAGTCGATGATGAACCTGTTGTTATAGCACTAAGACAAGATAAACTAAATGATCCATTGTATGTGAAATATTTTTCAAATAAGAGTATAAATGAAGATTTACTACATGATAAGTTGTTTTATATTTTTGATTTAAACTATCCGATGGATGAATTTAGAAAATTCCTAAAAGAAGATGACATGCTATCAGATACATTTAAATTCAACAGAGGACTTCGTTTATTTAAAGCACATAATGTTTTTGAATCAATAATTTCATCAATTTTATCAGCTAACAACTCAATTAAAAGATGGACAAAAACAATACATGAAATACGAAAAAATCATGGACCTACATACTTAGTTAATGATGTAAAATATCCTGCATTTCCAGATGAAAAAACATTTATCAAAATACCAGAAGAAAATCTTAAAACATATGGAAGTGGATATCGTAGTAGTCAAATGCTTGAAACTACCAGTATGATACTAAAAAAACCAGATTTTCATAATGAAATATTTAATATGAACTACACGGATGCATTTAATGAATTAAATAAATTATCAGGAGTAGGTCCTAAGGTTGCTGATTGTATACTTTTATATGGTTATGGTAAATATGAATCATTTCCGACAGATGTATGGATAAATCGTATAATGAGTTATTTGTATTTTAATTCACAGAAAATATCAAATAAGAAGATTACATCATATGCTCAGGATAAATATGGTATATATTCAGGGTATGTTCAATTATATCTTTTTAATTATGCTAGAAAATCAGGACTTTTAAGTCAACTTAAAAAATAG
- a CDS encoding peptidylprolyl isomerase, with product MKKAVIKTDKGDITLELYPNEAPGTVANFEKLANEGFYNGLTFHRVIPDFVIQGGCPNGNGTGGPGYTIKCETEGNPHKHGTGALSMAHAGKDTGGSQFFITHSPQPHLDGVHTVFGQVIDGMDVVNAIRPGDVMNEVIIIDE from the coding sequence ATGAAAAAAGCAGTTATTAAAACAGATAAAGGTGATATTACATTAGAATTATATCCTAATGAAGCACCAGGAACAGTAGCAAACTTTGAAAAACTAGCAAATGAAGGATTTTATAATGGACTTACATTCCACAGAGTAATACCAGACTTTGTTATCCAAGGTGGATGTCCAAATGGAAATGGAACAGGAGGACCAGGTTACACAATTAAATGTGAAACAGAAGGAAATCCACATAAACATGGTACAGGAGCACTTTCAATGGCTCATGCTGGAAAAGATACAGGTGGAAGTCAATTCTTCATAACACACTCACCACAACCTCACCTTGATGGTGTACACACAGTATTTGGACAAGTAATCGATGGTATGGATGTTGTAAATGCAATCAGACCAGGCGATGTTATGAATGAAGTAATCATAATAGATGAATAA
- the hisF gene encoding imidazole glycerol phosphate synthase subunit HisF, with translation MLSKRIIPCLDCDLQIPEGRVVKGVEFKQIRYAGNPVELATKYYEDGADEIILLDITASHERRSTMADVIEKTVENVFAPICVGGGIREVKDYVNMLKAGADKCSTNTAAIKDPSLINRASKHVGSQACVIGIDAKRRYVENPKENDGHFYVETDDGYCWFDCSIYGGREFTGIDAVNWAIECEERGAGEILLTSMDRDGTKAGYDLDLTRTISENVSIPVIVSGGVGNPEHIYEAFAKGQADAALAASIFHFDEYPVPTVKEYLKEKQIPVRI, from the coding sequence ACAAATACGATATGCAGGAAATCCTGTTGAACTTGCAACTAAATACTATGAAGATGGTGCTGATGAAATAATACTTCTTGATATTACAGCCTCACATGAAAGACGATCAACAATGGCAGATGTAATAGAAAAAACAGTAGAAAATGTATTTGCACCAATATGTGTAGGTGGAGGAATACGAGAAGTAAAAGACTATGTAAACATGCTAAAAGCAGGAGCAGATAAATGCTCAACAAACACAGCAGCAATAAAAGATCCATCACTTATAAACAGAGCATCAAAACATGTTGGAAGTCAAGCATGTGTAATAGGAATTGATGCAAAAAGACGATATGTTGAAAATCCAAAAGAAAACGATGGACATTTTTATGTAGAAACTGATGATGGTTATTGCTGGTTTGACTGTAGTATCTATGGAGGACGTGAATTTACAGGAATAGATGCAGTAAACTGGGCAATAGAATGTGAAGAACGAGGAGCTGGTGAAATACTACTAACAAGTATGGATCGTGATGGAACAAAAGCAGGATATGATCTTGACTTAACACGCACAATAAGTGAAAATGTATCAATACCAGTAATAGTATCAGGTGGAGTAGGAAATCCAGAACACATCTATGAAGCATTTGCTAAAGGACAAGCAGATGCAGCACTAGCAGCTAGTATATTCCACTTTGATGAATACCCAGTACCAACAGTTAAAGAGTACCTAAAAGAAAAACAAATACCAGTACGAATATAA